From Mauremys mutica isolate MM-2020 ecotype Southern chromosome 17, ASM2049712v1, whole genome shotgun sequence, one genomic window encodes:
- the LOC123351522 gene encoding CD276 antigen-like produces MVSGRVGMSPGWWLHLVALWTLCGVAGAQASITAQHGEDVTLGCAFHHIPGVKLHRLNITWKMQRAEGAALLVHSYYGQRDLWQGQDKVYRRRTQLYREGIRKGNASLRLRAVRFQDEGSYLCYVTSELGNSTQKISLAVLGRFPLPVSLSERLRRSHSLCTM; encoded by the exons ATGGTCAGCGGCAGGGTGGGAATGAGCCCTGGCTGGTGGCTGCATTTGGTGGCTCTGTGGACTCTCTGTG GAGTCGCTGGAGCACAGGCGTCCATCACAGCTCAGCATGGCGAGGACGTCACTCTGGGCTGCGCCTTCCACCACATACCGGGGGTAAAACTCCATCGACTGAACATCACCTGGAAGATGCAGAGAGCCGAGGGCGCAGCTCTCCTGGTTCACAGCTACTATGGGCAGAGGGACCTGTGGCAGGGACAGGACAAGGTTTACCGGCGCCGGACGCAGCTGTACCGAGAGGGAATCCGCAAAGGAAATGCGTCCCTGCGACTCAGGGCTGTGCGCTTCCAGGACGAGGGCTCCTACCTCTGCTACGTCACCTCTGAGCTGGGTAACTCGACCCAGAAGATTTCCCTGGCCGTGCTAGGTAGGTTTCCTCTGCCTGTGTCCCTGTCAGAGCGTCTGAGACGCAGTCACTCCCTGTGTACAATGTGA